The Halictus rubicundus isolate RS-2024b chromosome 6, iyHalRubi1_principal, whole genome shotgun sequence genome contains the following window.
CGTCATTTGTAACTAGATCTAATAGATCTGTACGAGTATGATACTTACACCGTGGGCACGTATTCCGATGGAAATTCGTTGGTGGTGTATGTAATGAGCATACATGTTTTGCCAACAGTGCCGTCGCCGATCGTCGTAACTTTGATGGGCCTGTGTCGCGAGACTGATTTATTGTTCTCTAAACAGTAGAATGTACAGTtatgtctgttgaggctttcgggtgtaaacCGTGTCCTAAGGGAagaaatttcccaacgtttcgcaagcattgtAGCTAGCTTTATCAGGGGGTCAGAAGACACTGATactgatgaagctagctgcaatgcttgcgaaacgttaggaaatttcttcctttaggacacggcttacacccgaaagcctcaacagacataACTGTATGATGCCGGGCCGTGAAAGTCTCAAATCTCTGAGTAGAAGGTAGTTTCGGTATTCGGAAATTTCTACAAACAGTTCGATTACTTATTCGGTGATCGCGTCTTGACGTATTTCTCGATCTGCGATATACGCTGCCCGTACCAATTAATTAGCAAAACGTTCCCTTATTGTTACGAGCGACGTATCATGGGTTGAATGGCACGTTTGACATTTCTATATTTACCCTCATTGTTATTACACATCGCGTACGAGAATAAGGATAGTCGAgtcgaggcgaggcgagacgagtcgagtcgagccggTTCTCTCAGCTTCCCGGTCGATTTGATGACGTCCGTTATCAGCAGTAAACGGTGCTAGTTATCTATTTGTCATCCGGCCACCTCCATTATCCGCTACATTATTCGGCTGTAGTAAAACGAAAGAGATTGATAGCGTCACGATAGCATTGGTATCGAGCAACGTCATTGATATGCGTGCATCAGACTGGCAATGAGATGCGTAGGCATTTGCCAGACGATCGCTCGACTAGAATGGAAGATGACGACGATGATAATAAGTCTTCGACGCACGCTTTAACGCCGAGACTACtaattattgtttatttaattCTTCAATTTTGTGACTTTTCACGAGGTAACGGAGAAGGATCGTTTTTAATTGCTCGTAGTTTTAGCGTTAGTCGTAGCGTTAGCAACCATTTGAAAAACTCcaagaaaagaaatacaaaatACGTATATGGGGATATAAAACGCTGTTGGGCTGTGTCGCAGCAAACGAATGCTTTGTGCCTGATTCACTGTGTTCCGCGCCGAGGTAATTATTTCGTTAAAACGACGGAATTATATTTCCCAATTTGTGAAATCAACCGACCCCGCGAAACTGAGATCATCGTACTTTCCTGTGAATGACTTACGCGGCCGGCAACTACCGCTTTTCGAACGATCGGTGTCGTTTCTTCGAAGAAACGGTCAAATTGGCATGGACTGCTCATAGCGTTTCCTTCCTTCCTCTTTACTCTTTCCtccttcttccttcttccttcctccttcttccttcttccttcCTCCTTCCTCCTTCGGTCGCACGGCTCGTAGAATAGATCGGCCGGACGCGCAATATACGACACACGAAGACCGCAGGTTCACGATGGAAGGAACACGAGAAAATGACTGCGAACTATACTCCTACGGTGGGTAGTACGGCACGCGTAGGCGTAGGTAGTGCCATCGAGGGTGTGCCATCGTTGCATTGACGACGCATCAAACAATTCTAACCACGCCCTTGCTACCGCATTCCGACCATTTTGAAGATTTTAAAAGTTCCCCGACCATTTCGTTGTAACTTCAATTTGACTTCCGCTCGGTTAACACGTCTTTTCTCAGAAAACAATCGACTTTTCTGCTGATACGTATCATTGCAGATCGTTTAGCATGCCGATAATGCGATCGCTATCCGTACAGATTAATATCACTCTGGGTAAAATTCGAATTTATCAAACTATTCGAACATTATTCTTAGAACGATCTTTATGTTCTTTATGGATTATGAAAAATACGACACTCGAGACATTATGTGTTACACATATTGTTTACTACCGTCGGtatctatgtatgtatgtagtaTGTATCTAGCTACGTAGGTGCGGCTAAGTTCTGTGTCTATAAAAGGCGAATGGCACGTGCGTCACCCGAGGataaacatttgtttctttGCGTTTAATTGGCACCAGGCTTTGGTCTGTCAGTCGTTTGCGTAGATGGAGATCGAGTTGGAGGGAAAAAGTGTAGTAAAATAATCACGGTAGCGTTCGTAACGGCCTTTTTTCGATGAACACGGCaacgtttttttcttgtttttttttttttgttcatttttatagAAATACGGTTACTACGTGTCGCGAATAAAACACTGATGACATAATCTCGAGCACGTTTGTAAACCTGTGCGGGAGGCCTTCGGCGCTACGTAATTAAAAGACGCGAAGCATCGTTTCTTCATGCGACTCGATTGTTTTACGAGACGTTACGGTTTGATTGCGTAAACAACGGACGGACGGGTTTTATTCGCGGACCAACGTACGcatattcgaataatttttctctGAACGACAGGATAAACGAATGTCGTGCCTGGCGGTTTGTTATCAATACCTCTTCCTGTTTTCTACAGTGTACGAGCGAACACTGGCAGGACTTACAGAACGAGAATGAGAATGGTAATGtttttgaatttattaaataattcgaCGATGATCTCGATCCCGTTTCGAGCGGTCAGGATAGTCTACCTTACCCGTTCGCAACGACACGCGGCAATGGTAATGACGAACGGTGACCGATTTTTCGTACCGATAACGAACGATAAGATTATCGAAACGCGACGCGCGATGGCACTTTTCATTATCTgtaatttcaatgaaacttcGCGACGATTGCCTTCGACCGTTCAAGAAGAACCGAGAATCGCTAAAAATACCATGTACATATTCAATGTCCAAATACAAGTATCTCTTTTAACAACGCGATTTTATAAACTGTCAAGCTACTTCTATACACGGTAgtataaaaatgttaaattgTTGATAAATCTTCTCCGTTTACCTTTTCCGTTGTGTCCGAATTCTTGACTCGATCCTTTATACGTGCGCAGTGTAAGCACTATATGGATACGCGCGTATAGCACTACGAGAAAACGAAAAAAGCGTAATTCGTCGGGAAACTCACCGTGAATTAGGAAAGTTTCGTCGGGAACAGCACGTGTTTCGCGTGTTTCGATAGCTGGCAGAAAAGTTTTCGTTCCGCAGACGATTTTGAACGGTCGCCGAGCTAATTGAAATTCTGTTAGATTCGTAGAGGCAACGGGAAAACGGCGAGGACGCGGTTCGAGCGACGACTGCTCCGAGACTACGAAACACCGCCGGCGCGTTTTAAACCTTCACCGAAACCTCAATTACGCTACGCTACACGCATACGCTACAATGATACTGTGCCGATGTCGATGCTGATGCCTGATGACGACCGCTACGGGCCATGAGGCCACCTGACTTTCGAATTCGATTTTGCCGCCGGAAACATGTTatgtttttcttctctttcgacTTGAACCTTTCGAGTTTGAcaacttttttctctctctctctctctctctatttttcatttatgacGCTTGCCTAGAAGACGACGGGTTTCGActgatttttgaaaataagatACATTCGCATTTTTCTCTGATTTCAAAGACTACATTGGCGTTCTTATCAACGACGATATCGTGACGAAACCATGTGATTCAGTGGTTTATCCCGAAATATAACTGCGGTAAGTCGATCGAATCAAGAAATTCTTAGAGCCTTCGAgtttcgagcatttatttgcaAACACAAAAAAAATGGGGTTTGTTGATTTTTATTAGTGCGATCTTCCtatattttctgaaattgtaCGAAGAACGAATTATTCTGTACAAAATGTGTGCATAGACGATCCGTGGAAATCTTAAACTGGGTCCGAAGCGACCCATTGCCGGTCTCCCGCGATACTGCTGGACTAAGGAACATTTCGAATGAAGGACCAAGCATTATATTATGTATATCCCAAAGATTCGTCGCGTATAGTCCGTGACGCGCATATATTAAAATTCTAAATTACACTCGGCTCGTATTTGGAATGATAAATAGTTTCATATTTGTAAATAGCATTCTACCGATGACGCAGTTGTTTTAATCAATGACTGCCTGTTGAAACGTTCCTCGATTGTTCGACATGTTTGGAACATTCTAAATGTGTAAGGTATATTTTGTTAATGACAAATTattatcatttatttatttgtttcgttcgttctctctctctctctctctctctctctctctctctctctcacgtgaACGGCAATGGCGGATAGCGTTTGCAGCGCGCCTGTAAAAGACAACCAGGTGTGCACCGGTACATTTCTGTATACAGATCTGTTTGATCTTGCCAAAGTAGTACGCATAACAGAATTAGAGAAATGattacaatatacagggtgtttcatttATCTAAAAGAGATAATTGAAGAAAACGAGATATTTGGTACCCAGGTTCTGTTCCACGCTAAAAGTtgcccaggttctgttccatgctaaaaaggCGATGTCACAAAAGTGGGAACGctgaaaccccgggcgtgagtactctcatttcctctctgttacACATTTGTAGTAGGAATGGAATATGtgtacaagatactcgattctcactaATATGCCCAGATTCATGAGTTGTCGGTAACGTCGAGTGCGATATGAAAATGGTAACGGGATTCTGGACAGTTCTGGAACGCCCCACGAACGTATGACAGAAAAATATATCGGGTGATTGGTCTATTAACGTACCTTGTTCGTGGTTCTTCGTGTTTTTTAAAAGTTTAAAGATCATAAAAGTATTTACTAATAATCATGGAATTTGGAGAAAACGGAAAACCATGCGAAGAAAACGAAACACGTGCAGATTGTCCTAACTTTTTATCGAAACAAGTACGAGTTCGACATATCCACAATGTTTTAGTTATATATGAACTTATTCTTTATATTTAAAGCTTTCCAAATGCAAAGAGTTGAACAGTACGATCAGTGAACACAAGCGAAGCCTGTATGATTTCGAATCGTCAATTTCGATGTTGCAAGTGAGCACTTCGTTGAAACAAATCAAATATAATGAATTAGAGAAACGGGAAGACCGTCTGAGACAGAAAACTATCGAAGCGGCGAAAGCAGCAGATGCGTTggaagaagaatttaaaaaatcgatatcAGAGAGAGTATggtataggtgtaattaataatTCTCTGTTGTTGCTCTCTGTAGGAGATTAGCGGATTGCTTGTGTTTGTGCAATCATTGTttataagaatttaagaaactCGCGAAAATGAATGTTTGATCTTTTCTAGCCATAATTTCTGGGAAAGATTAACAAACAACGCGGAGTACTTTTTGAGTGCATATACGGAATATGTAAGTTCGGTTACACGTACTTATGTATCTTCAATGTTGCATTCGGTTCAAATCACTAATTGATAACAAATGATTTATTTTTGTGATGTACAGTCTTCCACAAAATTATTGAAGGATATCGAATGGTACAAAcaagaatttgaaaaaatgcaaCATGAATTCTCAATGCGAATTAAAGAACTAGAATGTTTGGAAGTGGAAAATGGTTTAAATAGTTCGATCTCTGACGGgcaagcaaaagaaaaattggaaattgatgCTTTGTTGAACGATATAATGTGagaacaataataaaaaaatttctaaatttttacaTTGTCTTACATGTCATCTCTTTTTTGGTTAAATTTTATGTGTAGGTTAAATAATAGTAAAAATACTGACAAGAAGGTACAAAAAATTAGGATTGCGCAACAGACATCAACGGAATTGAAGGACGAGCTGAATCGGAAGAGAACCgcgcaaaaatatatttaaaaataaagtcGTTCCGGTCTCTGAGTTACGACGTTAACTTTATTGTACACGCGGTAATACAACCATAGAGCGTTGTATTTCCGTTTCTTGGAAACTACTGTTATTTTCCCAAGTTGATTCAACGAAATGTATTCCCGCGTGAACTGTTGAGTTGAGTTGTGTTGAGCAGTGTTGAGCAAAGCGCCAAACGGCGACGGTCGTTAgttagaaaattgaatttatagaAAGCCGGTGTCCGGCTATATTCAACCGTACTTTTGTaaagatttaatatttttagagtTGAAGGAACATATTACTTTTAAGATAGGTCGACATGGAGCTTACGGATGATAATTTGCTCACACTTagcgaatatttaaaacatacaCTTAGTCCAGACATAAATGTCAGACGGCCAGGTGAATATAACCTCAATTATTTGAAGAAGTGTGTTATTCAAACCGTTGTAAACCTTTATGTGCAATCGTCGGAACACGATAAATTATCCATAGTTTCATAAAAGTAGTATTTTCTTCGTTTGTTTACAATGcggatttattatttacaattcagAAAATACATCTTTCGAAGAACTTTGTTTCGCGAGTATCAGCAAGTAGCACTACTATTCTTTTCTTTCAGTTTTTATTACGCTATGCTAATTTCCCTGTAATaagattattataaatatagacgtatcaatttaatttttaatactgtTGTTCACTTGTATCCTTTAACATTTCAGCTGAAAAGTTTTTACAATCTGTTGAAGTAAATCTAAATTATCCGCTGCTTCTTCTGCATCTTGCAGAGAAGTCTGAAATCGACATAACCATTAGAATTGCTGGAGCAGTTGCTTTCAAGAATTATGTTAAACGTAATTGGAAAGTGGTAAGTTGTTTCCATTATTTCTGACTTTGATGCTTACTCAATTGAACGTACTAAGATTGATTTGATTATGTACATACAGGAAGAAGATTCTGTGGATCGCATACATCCACAAGATAGGAAAGCAATTAAAGTGCTGATCATTAATTTAATGTTGCACTCCCCCGATTCGATTCAGAAACAGTTGTCCGATGCCGTTTCTATTATCGGGAAGTACGACTTCCCAAATAAATGGCCAGAGCTTATAGACCAAAtggttgaaaaatttaatactgGAGATTTTCATATTATTAATGGTGTCTTGCACACTGCACATTCTTTGTTCAAAAGGTACAGATACGAGTTCAAAAGTCAGAGTCTCTGGACAGAAATAAAGTTTGTGCTGGATCAGTTTGCTAAACCTTTAACCGATCTCTTTGTCGTAAGTATTTTGTGTTTAACATGAAATGCTATGTTGCATATATGTTGTTTCTAAAtttgtgatttttttttgtataggCTACTATGAATTTAACAGAAGTTCATGCACATAATGTAGATGCTCTAAAAGTGGTATATAGTTCATTGGTGATTCTGTCAAAGGTGTTTTACTCTCTTAACTTTCAGGTAAGCAAAACAATGTACAAATCGTTGATAGACAATATTTTTACGATTTCTAATTTAATCAAACAATACCTGTCTTATTTTCAGGACTTGCCAGAATTTTTTGAAGATAATATGGCTGTCTGGATGaagaattttcatattttattaaataccaATGTTCCCTCGCTACAAGTTTCGGTACCGTTACCtataaatttgttattaaacTGTTCTCTGCAGTAGTAAATCCGTGGTACAATAATTGATATACTTTTAGAGCGAAGAGGAGGCAGGAGTAATCGAAGAATTACAATCACAAGTCTGTGATAATATTGGCCTTTATGCACAGAAGTACGACGAAGAATTTCAACCGTATTTACCAGAATTTGTGACTGCGGTGTGGAATTTGCTAACGTCAACGGGGCAGCAACCAAAATACGATGCTGTACGTGACCTGGAAATAGCTCTATATATATATGAGATTGAAAAATTACTCTAATGAAAAAAAACTGTTTCGTATTTTTTGCAGTTAGTCTCGAATGCCTTACAGTTTTTAGCGACAGTGGCAGATCGTGCGCAATACAGGAATCTCTTCGAAGATCCGACTACTTTAAGTAGTATTTGCGAAAAAGTTATAATACCCAATATGGAATTCAGAGGTAATTATGAAATGTAGAATTCAAAGCATACATTTCGAGTTCCTCTAATCGTCGAATACGATTCATTTATAGTAAGACAAATCTTTACTATTCAATAGAATCGGATAACGAGCTGTTCGAAGATAATCCAGAAGAATACATTAGACGAGATATCGAAGGCAGCGACGTGGACACGAGAAGAAGGGCTGCATGCGATTTGGTGAAAGTACTTTCGAAATATTTCGAagcaaaaataatggaaattttcGGCGCGTACATACAGGTAGTATCGAATTAATGTAATATCGCGTTGTAATTTCTTGTATTATTTATTAGTTTTACCTTCGCATTTTAGGTAATGCTACAAAATTATGCAGCCAAACCTGCTGAAAATTGGCGAAGCAAAGATGCTGCGATTTATCTAATAACCAGTAGTGCGAGTAAAGGTCAAACTCAGAAACATGGTGTTACTCAAAGCAGCGAACTTGTTCCTTTACCCCAATTTGCAATGCAGCACATTGAACCTGAATTGcttaaacaaaatggtacaaaaaattgcaatcgaGCATGTAGAAATCTTGGATGTCATATATGGTTCTAAACGTGCAGTTTTAAACGATTGATTTCAGTGAACGAATTCCCAGTACTTAAAGCGGATGCGATCAAATTTATAATGACATTCAGATCGATATTACCGAAAGAAATGGTCGTTAGTAGTTTACCACAATTAATCAGACATTTGAGTGCTACGAATATCGTTGTTCACACGTACGCTGCCTGTGCGATTGAGAAAATACTTGCTCTGAGAGGGCCGGATAATACGCACATGTAAGAGAACCGATTCGATTCATTATGTGTATACGAATCGATGTCGTCGTATATTTTTTATCATAATTTAACTATTGATTTACAGAGTTAAAGGAAAGGATTTGATGAATTTGGCAGCGGAACTGTTGAAAAATCTATTTGCATGTTTAAACATGCCTGGGTCGGAAGAGAACGAATACGTAATGAAAGCTATCATGCGATCGTTCGCAACCCTACAAGTGATCGTGGTGCCATTCTTAGTGGATCTCTTGCCGAAACTTACAGAAAAACTCGCTGTTGTATCTAGAAATCCTAGTCGTCCTAATTTCAATCATTATCTGTTTGAAATTTTTGCGTTGTCAATTAAGTAAGATCATTGCTAGAAATATGACACATATGTAAGACAAAGCGTAGATTACTCTATTCGATAATTCAACCACCGTTATTATAATTTTCAGGATTGTTTGCAAGGCGAACCCGGTAGCGGTTTCCTCGTTCGAGGAGGCGTTGTTCCCGATTTTTCAAGGCATTTTACAGCAAGATGTATTGGGTAAACAATCTTGTCCGATACCATTGGAACCGAAACGTAATAATTGTTAAAACGGAAAACTGTTTCAGAATTCGTACCATATGTTTTTCAAATTCTTGCCTTGCTTTTGGAATTACGAACAACTCCGGACATACCAGAGCCATACTTGGCTCTATTCCCTTGTCTTTTATCGTCGGTACTGTTCGAGCGTCAAGCGAACATCCATCCTTTGAACCGATTGCTGAGAGCATTCATTAGCCATGGTGCTCATCATATTGTTGCGCAAGAAAAAATGAGCGGCTTGTTAGGAGTATTTCAAAAGCTGCTCGCTTCGAAAGTGAACGATCACGAGGGCTTTCTATTGCTGCAAAGTATCATAGAACACTTCGCGCCGTAAGTCTGTTCGTACGAAGATACATCTTTCTCGTTGAACTATTTCAAAGGAAAGACGTTTTTTTTCAGAAATGTATTAGAACCATACATGAAACAAATTTTCGTATTGTTCTTTCAAAGACTTTCGTCGTCCAAGACAACAAAATTCGTGAAGGGTCTGATTGTGTTTTTCGCGTACTATATCATCAGATACGGTGcaagtaatttaattacaatcaTCGATCAGATACAACCTCAGTACGTTTCAGTGATCATTATCCAAACACTACTTATGAGCATTTACGCAACTATAGATATCTATGTGTAATCAATCTGTTTTGTATTGTATAGTATAGTTAGACCATAATTGTCTTTTCTATGGCAGGATGTTCGGTATGGTCGTGGAACGTGTATTACTAGCTGATATGCAAAAGATATCGGGCGATATCGAACGAAAAGTGACAGCAGTCGGAATTTCAAATTTACTGATCGACTGTCCAGCGATGTTAGAAAGCACGTATAGTACGTATTATCCGCGCATATTAGCGGCATTAGTGGAGTTCTTTGAACTGCCGCAGGATCAAAGCACAGTGCCCGAAGACGATCTGATCCCAGAGATCGAAACTGTGCCTGGATATCAAGTAGGATATAATCAACTTGTATGTGCGAAAACACTTGCAAAGGATCCTTTAGAAGGTACCAGATGCATTTCCAAAAGTCCATCTTCACGTTTGCTCGTGTTCGGtttttttatctgtattttaatTGTTCTAGCTATCGGCGATGTGAGGCTGCACTTAGCACAAGGTCTAGGAAGATTATCGCCAGGACAGTTGCCTAATCTTCTCGGTCAAATTCCGGAACCTAATGCGAATCATCTGAGAACCTACCTCCAAACAGCTGGAATTACCGTTGCATAATACGAGCTAGATATCCGGGATAGATTAAAACTTCATCTGATTACTCGGAAAATGAATAATATTAAGCTGAATAAACTGTAAGAAATTCTCGAAAGGGCTACTTTTTTAACGATATTCTCATTACAAATTTCCACATTTTGGGATCGTACGTGCGCTATACCATTTGCTGATCgtatatcgtatatcctatatcgtatatcGTATATCGTACTCGTATGCCGTATGATACGGACTATTACaagaaatgtttattatttttattcgataccGTAACGAGTAAAAGTGAAAAGCACGGGGTCTGTGACTTCGGAGGAATATAACTATTTATTACGATCGcgcaaaaattattcaaatgatTGGTCATTGCTTCGTGATATTTTTAATGCGACCGGTCTAGTGGAACATTCCGAAAAAATTGAACAGATATCacatttgtaagataataaaaaagaaaactgtTATCCGATGGCATGTGAATGAAACAATTTAAGCCTATTCTCTTTGTAACGACtgttaaacaaaaattttcacCGCATTTTATACCTGAAATTATGTTTCTTTCATTTGTTTACCCCCATTTACAGCTATAataatcaaattttttaaaaaatccccAAGACTTTATTATGGAGATTTACAATAAATCTACATTCTAGGGATTTTACATGAAAACACATTGTGTAcatatattagaaaaattaatatatttagtatTATCGATAGACGAATCGCAGGGTTTTATCAattcaaaaattttctttcacaaGTTGGTAACTTGTAActagaaaaaatgaaaatatttgtagatttaaaaaagaaaaactgcacgtacaggaagcgattAATAAGtataatgaaatttttcttgcataatacaaacatttttaattGTGATTCGATCGATTAGTTACGGCAAAGCTCAAAATTTATAACTATTCCCGCTTTATAACATGAACGACAAAAACACCAAGAGCATAAAAGAATGACGTAAGTTGCAAACTATAATTTAAATACTGCATAATCCGAGACGAAATATAATTATGAATAATTTAAAGATTTGAGACATATGACCAAACGAGCGTTTAAATAGTGGCAGGTATGACGGAATAATGAAAAGGACGAACGAAATTTTGAATTAGGTAATTGGTATTGGCTGATATTGGTATCGATGAAAATCATCGAATTCGCAAGACTGCGCTAGCGTCAGCGTGTATGAAATTGCCACGCGGAAAAGGTGCTTGGCAATCTGTGTGTAATGTTTGTCGATGACGTGTATCATGGCAGTGTAGTGTCCGATGTTTTTCACGTTAGGGAAATAATAAGAAAGAACAATAGCAATACAATGGCAAGAATAACTTTAGTGTGGTTGATGTCTGTGTTATGCATAATTCAGAGCAGCCAGGCCTTCTATTTGCCAGGCCTAGCGCCTGTCAATTATTGTAAAATCGGCGAAACTTCAAAGTCGTGCAAAGTGCGTATCTCGGATTATCATCGAAACTTTGTTATACATAATTGGTTATGGCCCCGTAATTCCTTCA
Protein-coding sequences here:
- the LOC143355124 gene encoding uncharacterized protein LOC143355124 gives rise to the protein MEFGENGKPCEENETRADCPNFLSKQLSKCKELNSTISEHKRSLYDFESSISMLQVSTSLKQIKYNELEKREDRLRQKTIEAAKAADALEEEFKKSISERVCHNFWERLTNNAEYFLSAYTEYSSTKLLKDIEWYKQEFEKMQHEFSMRIKELECLEVENGLNSSISDGQAKEKLEIDALLNDIMLNNSKNTDKKVQKIRIAQQTSTELKDELNRKRTAQKYI
- the Cse1 gene encoding chromosome segregation 1, with the protein product MELTDDNLLTLSEYLKHTLSPDINVRRPAEKFLQSVEVNLNYPLLLLHLAEKSEIDITIRIAGAVAFKNYVKRNWKVEEDSVDRIHPQDRKAIKVLIINLMLHSPDSIQKQLSDAVSIIGKYDFPNKWPELIDQMVEKFNTGDFHIINGVLHTAHSLFKRYRYEFKSQSLWTEIKFVLDQFAKPLTDLFVATMNLTEVHAHNVDALKVVYSSLVILSKVFYSLNFQDLPEFFEDNMAVWMKNFHILLNTNVPSLQVSSEEEAGVIEELQSQVCDNIGLYAQKYDEEFQPYLPEFVTAVWNLLTSTGQQPKYDALVSNALQFLATVADRAQYRNLFEDPTTLSSICEKVIIPNMEFRESDNELFEDNPEEYIRRDIEGSDVDTRRRAACDLVKVLSKYFEAKIMEIFGAYIQVMLQNYAAKPAENWRSKDAAIYLITSSASKGQTQKHGVTQSSELVPLPQFAMQHIEPELLKQNVNEFPVLKADAIKFIMTFRSILPKEMVVSSLPQLIRHLSATNIVVHTYAACAIEKILALRGPDNTHIVKGKDLMNLAAELLKNLFACLNMPGSEENEYVMKAIMRSFATLQVIVVPFLVDLLPKLTEKLAVVSRNPSRPNFNHYLFEIFALSIKIVCKANPVAVSSFEEALFPIFQGILQQDVLEFVPYVFQILALLLELRTTPDIPEPYLALFPCLLSSVLFERQANIHPLNRLLRAFISHGAHHIVAQEKMSGLLGVFQKLLASKVNDHEGFLLLQSIIEHFAPNVLEPYMKQIFVLFFQRLSSSKTTKFVKGLIVFFAYYIIRYGASNLITIIDQIQPQMFGMVVERVLLADMQKISGDIERKVTAVGISNLLIDCPAMLESTYSTYYPRILAALVEFFELPQDQSTVPEDDLIPEIETVPGYQVGYNQLVCAKTLAKDPLEAIGDVRLHLAQGLGRLSPGQLPNLLGQIPEPNANHLRTYLQTAGITVA